From Microlunatus capsulatus, a single genomic window includes:
- a CDS encoding carbohydrate ABC transporter permease → MTTAAISSEPGVQPRVGTPTRPKPEPGSRGSWWRFLAILVITLVVLIPIIAVVGLALQPALGSTSTSRFTLENFVTIFRATDVLTWLRNSLTVTLVTVVVSVVVAAPAGYVLSRGRGRLISGFSLVLFVIQSLPVVTAVIPLFILFAAFGLVDTLTGIMIIYVGSTMSVAIWMMAAYYDSIPVSLEEAAWMDGCSVFGGFLKVVLRNSLPGILSTAIFSFLLAWNDYLVALVFLRSNTNFVLPVGLQSFFQQNATNWGLVMAVAVMMMLPPVILFATLNKYFSVGGIGGSLAGS, encoded by the coding sequence GTGACCACCGCAGCCATCTCCTCCGAGCCCGGGGTGCAGCCCCGGGTCGGCACGCCGACCAGGCCGAAGCCCGAGCCCGGGTCGCGCGGCAGCTGGTGGCGGTTCCTCGCGATCCTGGTGATCACGCTCGTCGTGCTCATCCCGATCATCGCGGTCGTGGGCCTCGCCCTGCAGCCGGCGCTGGGGAGCACGAGCACGTCGCGGTTCACGCTCGAGAACTTCGTCACCATCTTCCGGGCGACCGACGTCCTGACCTGGCTCCGCAACAGCCTGACGGTCACCCTGGTCACGGTCGTCGTGTCGGTCGTGGTGGCGGCGCCGGCCGGGTACGTGCTCTCCCGGGGCCGGGGCCGCCTGATCTCCGGGTTCTCGCTGGTGCTGTTCGTGATCCAGTCGCTGCCCGTGGTGACCGCGGTGATCCCGCTGTTCATCCTGTTCGCCGCGTTCGGCCTGGTGGACACCCTGACCGGCATCATGATCATCTACGTCGGGTCCACCATGTCGGTGGCGATCTGGATGATGGCGGCCTACTACGACTCCATCCCCGTGAGCCTGGAGGAGGCCGCGTGGATGGACGGCTGCTCGGTCTTCGGCGGCTTCTTGAAGGTCGTGCTCCGGAACTCGCTCCCCGGCATCCTGTCCACGGCGATCTTCTCGTTCCTGCTGGCCTGGAACGACTACCTGGTGGCCCTGGTCTTCCTGCGGTCGAACACGAACTTCGTGCTCCCCGTGGGGCTGCAGAGCTTCTTCCAGCAGAACGCGACCAACTGGGGCCTGGTGATGGCCGTCGCCGTCATGATGATGCTGCCGCCGGTCATCCTGTTCGCGACGCTGAACAAGTACTTCAGCGTCGGCGGCATCGGCGGGTCGCTGGCCGGCTCCTAG
- a CDS encoding ABC transporter substrate-binding protein, which produces MVSNAGLSRRHFLGLSAAAVASTSVLAACSGGGGGGAGGGGSTEPLKFWNMPWGQTTFNPLDQKITEAYKPAEGLPPVTYQTIQWANFNQTFASAVASKTNPAVSSGGGTQVFQFEDQGGIHYADDLYATWKENGLYDDFLPGLIDTLKVEKGYAAIPYNLDMRVIWANTALLEENGAEVPTDWQSYLDAAAALKKNNIYGYGTGAGAGAYTGQHAIVCWMINNGGGLFDENQQPNAVTPENIEAVEFVLEMVSKGYVDPASSTYTSDNVQSQWKAKKFAMGYDTGGLSANIGGAIAKDLQVISPLSSPSGKKGALYFPNNIMMYENNTNKKGTEAFLTYYYQNMAPLWTEATGIGLPPLKSIAATSEFQQNKNNVRIIEEWQPIAKTWAAPGTAANFLNVTTVDATPAMNVFTQSILGGQTDAKSALTKLQDEVKANLKS; this is translated from the coding sequence ATGGTCAGCAATGCAGGTTTGTCCCGTCGTCACTTCCTCGGGCTGTCCGCGGCCGCCGTCGCCAGCACGTCCGTGCTGGCCGCCTGCTCGGGCGGGGGTGGTGGCGGCGCCGGCGGCGGCGGGAGCACCGAGCCGCTGAAGTTCTGGAACATGCCCTGGGGGCAGACGACGTTCAACCCCCTCGACCAGAAGATCACCGAGGCCTACAAGCCCGCCGAGGGCCTGCCCCCGGTGACGTACCAGACCATCCAGTGGGCCAACTTCAACCAGACGTTCGCCTCGGCCGTCGCCTCCAAGACGAACCCGGCCGTCAGCTCGGGCGGCGGCACCCAGGTCTTCCAGTTCGAGGACCAGGGCGGCATCCACTACGCCGACGACCTGTACGCCACCTGGAAGGAGAACGGTCTCTACGACGACTTCCTGCCGGGCCTCATCGACACGCTGAAGGTGGAGAAGGGGTACGCGGCGATCCCCTACAACCTCGACATGCGCGTGATCTGGGCCAACACCGCGCTCCTGGAGGAGAACGGCGCCGAGGTCCCCACGGACTGGCAGTCCTACCTGGACGCCGCGGCTGCGCTGAAGAAGAACAACATCTACGGCTACGGCACCGGTGCCGGCGCGGGCGCCTACACCGGCCAGCACGCGATCGTCTGCTGGATGATCAACAACGGCGGCGGCCTCTTCGACGAGAACCAGCAGCCCAACGCCGTGACCCCGGAGAACATCGAGGCCGTGGAGTTCGTCCTCGAGATGGTGTCGAAGGGCTACGTCGACCCGGCCAGCTCCACCTACACCTCGGACAACGTCCAGAGCCAGTGGAAGGCCAAGAAGTTCGCCATGGGCTACGACACCGGTGGCCTCTCGGCCAACATCGGCGGCGCCATCGCGAAGGACCTGCAGGTCATCAGCCCGCTGTCGTCCCCGTCGGGCAAGAAGGGCGCGCTCTACTTCCCGAACAACATCATGATGTACGAGAACAACACCAACAAGAAGGGCACCGAGGCCTTCCTCACGTACTACTACCAGAACATGGCCCCGCTCTGGACCGAGGCCACCGGCATCGGGCTGCCGCCGCTCAAGTCGATCGCCGCCACCTCGGAGTTCCAGCAGAACAAGAACAACGTGCGCATCATCGAGGAGTGGCAGCCCATCGCCAAGACGTGGGCCGCCCCCGGGACCGCGGCCAACTTCCTCAACGTGACCACGGTCGACGCCACGCCGGCCATGAACGTCTTCACCCAGTCGATCCTGGGGGGGCAGACGGACGCGAAGAGCGCCCTGACGAAGCTCCAGGACGAGGTCAAGGCCAACCTGAAGTCCTGA
- a CDS encoding DinB family protein: MTPTPTPTTSGPAVSERDELVALLERHRGFFLHTVQGLTDEQARLTPTVSALSLGGLVKHVTAVEAGWLDFVEHGAPQPDAGADQQADDAGYAAYVDGFRLLPEETLDGVLAGYAAVAERAVRLARTADLDAAHPLPEAPWFADESWSNRRVLVHVIAETAQHAGHADLIRETIDGQRTMG, encoded by the coding sequence ATGACCCCCACCCCCACCCCCACCACCTCCGGCCCCGCCGTCAGCGAGAGGGACGAGCTCGTCGCCCTCCTCGAGCGGCACCGCGGGTTCTTCCTGCACACCGTGCAAGGGCTCACCGACGAGCAGGCGCGGCTCACCCCGACCGTCAGCGCCCTGAGCCTCGGCGGCCTCGTCAAGCACGTGACGGCAGTCGAGGCCGGCTGGCTGGACTTCGTCGAGCACGGCGCCCCGCAGCCGGACGCCGGGGCGGACCAGCAGGCCGACGACGCGGGCTACGCGGCCTACGTCGACGGGTTCCGGCTGCTGCCCGAGGAGACGCTCGACGGTGTGCTGGCCGGCTACGCGGCGGTGGCCGAGCGGGCCGTCCGGCTGGCCCGGACCGCCGACCTCGACGCCGCGCACCCGCTGCCGGAGGCGCCCTGGTTCGCGGACGAGTCGTGGAGCAACCGCCGGGTGCTCGTGCACGTCATCGCCGAGACGGCCCAGCACGCCGGCCACGCCGACCTCATCCGGGAGACCATCGACGGGCAGCGGACGATGGGCTGA
- a CDS encoding helix-turn-helix transcriptional regulator, with protein sequence MVNTSSRTLRLLSLLQARRYWPGPLLAERLEVSARTLRRDVERLRELGYPVDAHPGVDGGYALAPGAALPPLVLDDDEAMALAVAIQSQLAGGQGGDAALRALTKVVQVMPRRLRTRLDAVRLATTPSRWSTGTDAPVDHAVLATLALGCRDGERVRLDYRAADGTPSSRRVEPFRLVPLGRRWYLVAYDLERQDWRTLRIDRIATAEGTGTPFGPRTPPFDDVATWVRERVQAAGAAGRHHVEVVVEAPADVVAARVGRWADVRPRTAGTCTMTLDTDALDGPLWALGAAGAPFTVVSPPELAALAAAWGAHFVRAGAAPPPGPATAT encoded by the coding sequence ATGGTGAACACGAGCTCGCGCACCCTGCGGCTGCTGTCGCTGCTCCAGGCCCGCCGCTACTGGCCCGGGCCGCTGCTGGCGGAGCGGCTGGAGGTCTCGGCCCGCACCCTGCGCCGCGACGTCGAGCGGTTGCGCGAGCTCGGCTACCCCGTGGACGCCCACCCCGGCGTCGACGGCGGCTACGCCCTGGCACCCGGGGCGGCCCTGCCCCCGCTCGTCCTCGACGACGACGAGGCGATGGCGCTGGCGGTGGCCATCCAGTCCCAGCTGGCCGGCGGCCAGGGCGGCGACGCGGCACTGCGGGCGCTGACCAAGGTCGTGCAGGTGATGCCGCGCCGGCTCCGGACGCGGTTGGACGCGGTCCGGCTGGCCACGACCCCGTCCCGGTGGTCCACCGGCACCGACGCCCCGGTGGACCACGCGGTGCTCGCCACGCTGGCGCTCGGCTGCCGCGACGGCGAGCGGGTGCGGCTCGACTACCGGGCCGCGGACGGCACGCCCTCCTCGCGCCGCGTCGAGCCGTTCCGGCTCGTCCCCCTCGGCCGTCGCTGGTACCTCGTCGCCTACGACCTCGAGCGGCAGGACTGGCGCACCCTGCGGATCGACCGGATCGCCACGGCCGAGGGCACCGGCACGCCCTTCGGTCCGCGGACCCCGCCCTTCGACGACGTGGCCACCTGGGTCCGGGAGCGGGTCCAGGCGGCGGGGGCGGCCGGCCGGCACCACGTGGAGGTGGTGGTGGAGGCGCCGGCCGACGTGGTGGCGGCCCGCGTCGGCCGGTGGGCCGACGTCCGCCCGCGGACCGCGGGCACCTGCACGATGACCCTGGACACCGACGCGCTGGACGGCCCCCTGTGGGCTCTCGGCGCCGCCGGGGCCCCGTTCACCGTGGTCAGCCCGCCCGAGCTCGCCGCCCTGGCGGCCGCCTGGGGCGCGCACTTCGTCCGGGCCGGGGCCGCGCCGCCGCCCGGGCCGGCGACGGCCACCTGA
- a CDS encoding right-handed parallel beta-helix repeat-containing protein, protein MPTELHVATTGADDGDGSADRPLRTINRAAALAVAGDTVVVHGGEYREWVQPQRGGLSDRRRITYTAAAGEHVVVKGSEVVTGWERVEDGVWRAELANTLFGSFNPFAEELDGDWVVYADQSVRKKHLGEVYLDGQSSYEVDSLAEVSDPPRRTEVVDTWTGTVDRVRDPEQTRRVWYAEVGPERTTLWVHFGAADPNASLVEMNVRRSVFFPTEHHLDWITVRGFELAHAATPWAPPTADQPGLIGPNWAKGWVIEDNVIHDAKCSGISLGKERSTGHNYATTRRDKPGYQYQLESVFSALQIGWDREHVGSHVVRRNTIYDCGQTGVVGHLGCVFSTIEDNHIHHIALKREFYGYEIAGIKLHAALDVVIRHNRIHDCSLGTWLDWQTQGTRVTRNLFYANQRDLFVEVSHGPHLVDHNVLASRVSLEVHSQGGAFVHNLVCGTVSIDPIVERPTPYHVPHSTQVAGYAAITGGDDRYVGNLFLADDPALAYAPGSRRPGRREVGYGTAVYDGHPASLEDYLDQVSDPTKGDHERFAHVQQPVYIRDNVYAPGATAYEAETRAAHLPDGDAAARVVEEGDAVYLETTLPAGFDDVRVDAVRGTDLERVRFVDADFEEPDGSPSRLAQDLLGAAKEAGGRYPAGPLADLTAGVVRTRVW, encoded by the coding sequence GTGCCCACTGAACTGCACGTCGCGACCACCGGAGCCGACGACGGCGACGGCTCGGCCGACCGTCCGCTCCGCACCATCAACCGGGCCGCCGCGCTCGCCGTCGCCGGGGACACCGTCGTCGTGCACGGCGGTGAGTACCGGGAGTGGGTGCAGCCGCAGCGCGGCGGGCTCAGCGACCGGCGCCGGATCACCTACACCGCGGCCGCCGGCGAGCACGTGGTGGTCAAGGGCTCCGAGGTCGTCACCGGCTGGGAGCGGGTGGAGGACGGGGTCTGGCGCGCCGAGCTGGCGAACACCCTGTTCGGCTCCTTCAACCCGTTCGCCGAGGAGCTGGACGGCGACTGGGTCGTCTACGCCGACCAGTCGGTGCGCAAGAAGCACCTGGGCGAGGTGTACCTCGACGGGCAGAGCTCCTACGAGGTGGACTCGCTGGCGGAGGTCTCGGACCCGCCGCGGCGCACCGAGGTCGTCGACACCTGGACCGGGACGGTGGACCGGGTCCGCGACCCCGAGCAGACCCGGCGGGTCTGGTACGCCGAGGTGGGCCCGGAGCGGACGACCCTGTGGGTGCACTTCGGCGCGGCGGACCCGAACGCGTCGCTGGTGGAGATGAACGTCCGCCGGTCGGTGTTCTTCCCCACCGAGCACCACCTCGACTGGATCACCGTGCGCGGGTTCGAGCTGGCCCACGCGGCCACGCCGTGGGCGCCGCCGACCGCCGACCAGCCGGGCCTCATCGGCCCCAACTGGGCCAAGGGCTGGGTGATCGAGGACAACGTCATCCACGACGCCAAGTGCTCGGGCATCTCGCTGGGCAAGGAGCGCTCGACCGGCCACAACTACGCGACGACCCGCCGCGACAAGCCGGGCTACCAGTACCAGCTGGAGTCGGTCTTCTCCGCGCTGCAGATCGGCTGGGACCGCGAGCACGTCGGCTCCCACGTCGTGCGCCGCAACACGATCTACGACTGCGGCCAGACCGGTGTCGTCGGCCACCTGGGCTGCGTGTTCTCCACCATCGAGGACAACCACATCCACCACATCGCGCTCAAGCGCGAGTTCTACGGCTACGAGATCGCGGGCATCAAGCTGCACGCCGCGCTCGACGTCGTCATCCGGCACAACCGGATCCACGACTGCTCGCTGGGCACCTGGCTGGACTGGCAGACCCAGGGCACCCGGGTCACGCGGAACCTCTTCTACGCCAACCAGCGCGACCTGTTCGTCGAGGTCAGCCACGGCCCGCACCTGGTGGACCACAACGTCCTGGCGTCGCGGGTGTCGCTGGAGGTGCACAGCCAGGGCGGCGCCTTCGTCCACAACCTGGTCTGCGGCACGGTCTCGATCGACCCGATCGTGGAGCGCCCGACGCCGTACCACGTCCCGCACAGCACGCAGGTGGCCGGCTACGCGGCCATCACCGGCGGCGACGACCGCTACGTGGGCAACCTGTTCCTCGCCGACGACCCGGCCCTGGCCTACGCGCCGGGCTCGCGGCGACCGGGACGGCGCGAGGTGGGCTACGGCACGGCCGTCTACGACGGGCACCCGGCCTCCCTGGAGGACTACCTGGACCAGGTGTCCGACCCCACCAAGGGCGACCACGAGCGCTTCGCGCACGTCCAGCAGCCGGTCTACATCCGCGACAACGTGTACGCCCCCGGGGCGACCGCCTACGAGGCGGAGACGCGGGCCGCCCACCTGCCCGACGGCGACGCCGCCGCCCGGGTGGTCGAGGAGGGCGACGCGGTCTACCTGGAGACCACCCTGCCGGCCGGCTTCGACGACGTCCGGGTCGACGCCGTCCGCGGCACGGACCTCGAGCGGGTGCGCTTCGTCGACGCCGACTTCGAGGAGCCGGACGGCAGCCCGTCCCGGCTGGCGCAGGACCTCCTCGGCGCCGCCAAGGAGGCCGGGGGCCGCTACCCGGCCGGACCGCTGGCCGACCTCACCGCGGGGGTCGTGCGCACGCGGGTCTGGTGA
- a CDS encoding LacI family DNA-binding transcriptional regulator, protein MSRDGRATLETVAVAAGVSQATVSKVLNDRKDVAAATRLRVQRVLDQVEYVPPRRTPTAADATGRRTVELVFTSLDSSYAVEILRGVSSSPVDVVVSTVADADDPRPWSTRLAARGRSGAIVVTSTLTAADQRTLARARMPYVLIDPAAELPTPEVATVGATNWAGGLAATRHLLGLGHRRIGVIGGPVAMLCSRARISGYSAALASAGLEVDPALIRHGSFHHDGGHDAALELLALPDPPTAIFAGSDEQAFGVAEAARLTGRRIPEDLSVVGFDDLPISRWFSPPLTTVRQPLAEMGRTAAAMLSAVLDGREPHGRQVELATELVVRSSTAPPPATAATPGAGTGRVRGRR, encoded by the coding sequence GTGAGCAGAGACGGCCGCGCCACCCTGGAGACGGTCGCCGTCGCCGCGGGCGTGTCGCAGGCCACCGTGTCCAAGGTGCTCAACGACCGCAAGGACGTCGCCGCCGCCACCCGGCTGCGCGTCCAGCGGGTGCTCGACCAGGTCGAGTACGTCCCGCCGCGGCGCACCCCGACCGCCGCCGACGCGACGGGACGCCGCACCGTCGAGCTGGTCTTCACCTCGCTGGACAGCTCCTACGCGGTGGAGATCCTGCGCGGGGTGAGCTCGAGCCCGGTGGACGTCGTCGTGTCCACGGTGGCCGACGCCGACGACCCGCGCCCGTGGTCCACCCGGCTCGCCGCCCGTGGTCGGTCCGGGGCCATCGTCGTCACGTCCACGCTGACCGCGGCGGACCAGCGGACGCTGGCCCGGGCCCGGATGCCCTACGTCCTCATCGACCCGGCCGCCGAGCTGCCGACGCCGGAGGTCGCAACGGTGGGCGCCACGAACTGGGCGGGCGGGCTGGCGGCCACCCGTCACCTGCTGGGGCTGGGCCACCGCCGGATCGGCGTGATCGGCGGACCCGTCGCCATGCTCTGCAGCCGCGCCCGCATCTCGGGCTACAGCGCGGCGCTGGCCTCGGCCGGCCTCGAGGTGGACCCCGCCCTGATCCGGCACGGCAGCTTCCACCACGACGGCGGGCACGACGCCGCCCTGGAGCTGCTCGCGCTGCCCGACCCGCCGACGGCGATCTTCGCCGGCAGCGACGAGCAGGCCTTCGGCGTGGCCGAGGCGGCACGGCTCACCGGTCGGCGCATCCCCGAGGACCTCAGCGTCGTCGGCTTCGACGACCTGCCGATCTCCCGGTGGTTCTCGCCCCCGCTCACCACGGTGCGGCAGCCGCTCGCCGAGATGGGCCGCACCGCGGCGGCCATGCTCTCGGCCGTGCTCGACGGCCGGGAGCCGCACGGCCGCCAGGTCGAGCTGGCCACCGAGCTCGTCGTCCGCTCCTCCACCGCGCCGCCCCCGGCGACCGCCGCGACGCCCGGGGCGGGGACGGGACGGGTCCGTGGCCGGCGCTGA
- a CDS encoding nucleoside hydrolase codes for MTRIILDTDLAMGAPGSDIDDGFALALAHADPDLQLDLVTTVSGNTDVESATLLTLELAERLGRPDLPVHRGASAPLTRPDRHRDAPEATRSAYGHRAPRPGPAAVALLEHVLAHPGEITLVAVGPLTNVAAALSLDRRLASSVREVVVMGGVFLGQTHATGMPGEFNIWSDPEAAEAVLRCGAPLRFVGLDVTLQVRLTREHARAMVEDGGGFGAFAGESTAAWIDHQAARHPGDPAQADSCALHDPLAVAVVTRPELVTWRDAHVQVVTGDGPARGVMVTDLLDGVDAPAPNCRVATAVDADAFLSHLLSTLGRL; via the coding sequence GTGACCCGCATCATCCTGGACACCGACCTCGCGATGGGGGCCCCGGGCTCCGACATCGACGACGGCTTCGCGCTCGCCCTGGCCCACGCCGACCCCGACCTGCAGCTGGACCTGGTCACCACGGTCAGCGGCAACACCGACGTCGAGAGCGCGACCCTGCTCACCCTGGAGCTGGCCGAGCGCCTGGGCCGTCCGGACCTGCCCGTGCACCGGGGCGCGTCCGCCCCGCTCACCCGGCCCGACCGGCACCGCGACGCCCCGGAGGCGACGCGGTCCGCCTACGGCCACCGCGCCCCGCGCCCGGGACCGGCGGCGGTCGCGCTCCTCGAGCACGTCCTGGCGCACCCCGGCGAGATCACCCTCGTCGCCGTCGGCCCCCTCACCAACGTGGCCGCCGCGCTGTCGCTGGACCGGCGGCTGGCGAGCAGCGTCCGCGAGGTCGTCGTCATGGGCGGGGTCTTCCTCGGCCAGACCCACGCGACGGGGATGCCGGGGGAGTTCAACATCTGGAGCGACCCGGAGGCGGCCGAGGCGGTCCTCCGCTGCGGGGCGCCGCTGCGCTTCGTCGGGCTCGACGTCACCCTGCAGGTCCGGCTGACCCGCGAGCACGCGCGGGCGATGGTCGAGGACGGCGGGGGCTTCGGCGCCTTCGCCGGGGAGTCGACCGCCGCCTGGATCGACCACCAGGCCGCGCGGCACCCGGGCGACCCGGCGCAGGCGGACTCGTGCGCCCTGCACGACCCGCTGGCCGTCGCCGTCGTGACCCGGCCCGAGCTGGTGACCTGGCGCGACGCGCACGTCCAGGTGGTCACGGGCGACGGCCCCGCCCGCGGGGTCATGGTCACCGACCTGCTGGACGGCGTCGACGCCCCCGCCCCGAACTGCCGGGTGGCGACCGCCGTCGACGCCGACGCGTTCCTCTCCCACCTGCTCAGCACCCTCGGCCGGCTCTGA
- a CDS encoding GMC oxidoreductase — translation MAGAEPTGTAAERWRAVVQDPQLRAAVDRVVPADDWPAGWAGGVGDYLAEGGTEQEWALAGLERLVAVLAGQDFAAAPPAEQDRVLSDLGGRPGPDADLAGLLRLCWEGYYATRRSAADRADDPGWPAGLAMVGFRDLPEGVTPVEAPLPPATPAARLRAHYDAVVVGSGPGGAVAAQTLARAGRSVLVVERARPLSNAGLRGDHLHGKRNAVYRSVAGPGPQHPRLAVQEDDGGGLAERLVDGDGDAWAYGLNAYAYGGGTRLWQGMAWRFFPEDFAMASTYGNPAGATLADWPLGYDELEPYYSRAEQELGVAGEEGALTARTPRSLGYPMPAMGTEPARELLAGAAGRLGWTTGAIPLAINSVPAAGRPACVRCSSCVGHACPVDAKNGAHNTFLPRALATGNTEVVLDAEVIAVHDGPAGASVEVMTGCSGEPVLRTVRADVVVVAAGAVESARLLLASGLGNDHLGRHLHDHRFVSLRGEVDQPVKNGLGPGHSVATLDHVHAGTIPWGGGVLVDLMSVLPLTSATDPGEGVPRWGAGHKRWMREGRPHAFGVFGMGQEVPSETSAVTLAGVLDRWGRPGARLRKSVHPASREVEAGMAALGTRWLEAAGARGVRQQRGGATASAAGEHSCGTARMSDDPATGATDRFGRLWGAHRVVVCDSSLHPTNGSVNPTLTIVANALRVAERLVDDWPR, via the coding sequence GTGGCCGGCGCTGAGCCGACGGGGACCGCCGCCGAGCGCTGGCGCGCGGTCGTCCAGGACCCGCAGCTGCGCGCTGCCGTCGACCGGGTGGTGCCCGCCGACGACTGGCCCGCCGGCTGGGCGGGCGGGGTCGGGGACTACCTGGCCGAGGGCGGCACCGAGCAGGAGTGGGCCCTGGCGGGGCTCGAGCGGCTGGTCGCGGTGCTCGCCGGGCAGGACTTCGCCGCGGCGCCCCCCGCGGAGCAGGACCGCGTCCTGTCCGACCTCGGCGGGCGGCCGGGCCCCGACGCCGACCTCGCCGGCCTCCTGCGGCTGTGCTGGGAGGGCTACTACGCCACCCGGCGGAGCGCGGCCGACCGGGCGGACGACCCCGGCTGGCCGGCCGGGCTGGCGATGGTCGGCTTCCGCGACCTGCCCGAGGGCGTCACCCCGGTCGAGGCCCCGCTGCCCCCGGCCACGCCGGCCGCGCGGCTGCGGGCGCACTACGACGCCGTCGTCGTCGGGTCCGGCCCGGGCGGGGCGGTCGCGGCGCAGACCCTGGCCCGCGCGGGCCGCAGCGTGCTCGTCGTCGAGCGGGCCCGGCCGCTGAGCAACGCGGGGCTGCGGGGCGACCACCTGCACGGCAAGCGCAACGCCGTCTACCGTTCGGTGGCCGGTCCCGGCCCGCAGCACCCGCGGCTGGCGGTCCAGGAGGACGACGGCGGCGGGCTGGCGGAGCGGCTGGTGGACGGCGACGGCGACGCCTGGGCGTACGGGTTGAACGCCTACGCCTACGGCGGGGGCACCCGGCTCTGGCAGGGCATGGCGTGGCGGTTCTTCCCCGAGGACTTCGCGATGGCCAGCACCTACGGCAACCCCGCGGGGGCGACGCTGGCCGACTGGCCGCTCGGCTACGACGAGCTGGAGCCCTACTACAGCCGCGCCGAGCAGGAGCTCGGCGTCGCCGGGGAGGAGGGCGCGCTGACCGCCCGGACCCCGCGCTCGCTGGGCTACCCGATGCCCGCGATGGGCACCGAGCCCGCCCGGGAGCTGCTGGCCGGGGCGGCCGGGCGGCTCGGCTGGACCACCGGCGCCATCCCGCTGGCCATCAACAGCGTGCCCGCCGCCGGCCGGCCCGCCTGCGTGCGCTGCTCGTCGTGCGTCGGCCACGCCTGCCCGGTGGACGCGAAGAACGGCGCCCACAACACCTTCCTCCCCCGCGCGCTGGCCACCGGGAACACCGAGGTCGTCCTGGACGCCGAGGTGATCGCGGTCCACGACGGCCCGGCCGGGGCCTCGGTGGAGGTGATGACCGGCTGCTCGGGCGAGCCCGTGCTGCGGACCGTCCGCGCCGACGTCGTCGTCGTGGCCGCCGGCGCGGTGGAGTCGGCGCGGCTGCTGCTGGCCAGCGGGCTGGGCAACGACCACCTCGGCCGGCACCTGCACGACCACCGCTTCGTCAGCCTGCGCGGCGAGGTCGACCAGCCCGTGAAGAACGGCCTCGGCCCCGGGCACTCCGTCGCGACCCTCGACCACGTGCACGCCGGCACGATCCCCTGGGGCGGCGGTGTGCTCGTCGACCTGATGAGCGTGCTGCCCCTGACCTCGGCCACCGACCCGGGCGAGGGCGTCCCGCGCTGGGGCGCCGGCCACAAGCGGTGGATGCGGGAGGGCCGCCCGCACGCGTTCGGGGTGTTCGGGATGGGCCAGGAGGTCCCCAGCGAGACCTCGGCGGTCACCCTGGCCGGCGTCCTCGACCGGTGGGGGCGCCCGGGCGCCCGGCTGCGGAAGAGCGTGCACCCGGCCTCGCGCGAGGTCGAGGCGGGGATGGCCGCGCTGGGCACCCGCTGGCTGGAGGCCGCCGGGGCGCGGGGCGTCCGCCAGCAGCGGGGCGGCGCCACGGCGTCGGCGGCCGGCGAGCACTCCTGCGGCACCGCCCGGATGAGCGACGACCCGGCCACCGGGGCGACCGACCGCTTCGGCCGGCTGTGGGGTGCCCACCGCGTCGTCGTCTGCGACAGCTCGCTGCACCCGACGAACGGCAGCGTCAACCCCACCCTCACCATCGTGGCCAACGCGCTCCGCGTCGCCGAGCGGCTGGTCGACGACTGGCCCCGATGA
- a CDS encoding carbohydrate ABC transporter permease, translating into MKGRPGASPWTLFAFAVPSLVLLVLLNLYPVIYAAYQSLRDGSLISAGDFVGIENYVDVLADPEFWASARFTVIFTVVGVFGSWVVGLALAILLKTRIPGKTLFRVLLLLPWVVPVVVSATAWNWLVATPQSPFPVLAQSLGLGNVLFLANPLLAQITVCVFKVWISFPFMMMMMAAALESVDNNVYEASRVDGASRWKTLTNITLPMISRSTYISWILMTIFCVNDFTTIFLLTGGGPVNATQSLVVLAYNTVFLNFDTGPGVAVAFLMTLVLIIISVVLFRQIRKVQIL; encoded by the coding sequence GTGAAGGGACGGCCGGGGGCGAGCCCGTGGACGTTGTTCGCCTTCGCCGTGCCGTCGCTGGTCCTGCTCGTGCTGCTGAACCTGTACCCCGTGATCTACGCCGCCTACCAGAGCCTGCGGGACGGCAGCCTGATCTCGGCCGGTGACTTCGTCGGCATCGAGAACTACGTCGACGTGCTGGCCGACCCGGAGTTCTGGGCCTCGGCGCGGTTCACCGTGATCTTCACCGTGGTCGGGGTGTTCGGCAGCTGGGTCGTGGGCCTCGCCCTGGCGATCCTGCTGAAGACGAGGATCCCCGGGAAGACGCTGTTCCGCGTGCTCCTGCTGCTGCCCTGGGTGGTTCCCGTCGTGGTCTCGGCGACGGCGTGGAACTGGCTGGTCGCCACCCCGCAGAGCCCGTTCCCGGTCCTGGCCCAGTCGCTGGGGCTCGGCAACGTCCTCTTCCTGGCCAACCCGCTGCTGGCGCAGATCACCGTCTGCGTCTTCAAGGTCTGGATCAGCTTCCCGTTCATGATGATGATGATGGCCGCCGCCCTGGAGTCGGTGGACAACAACGTCTACGAGGCGTCCCGGGTCGACGGCGCGAGCCGGTGGAAGACGCTGACGAACATCACCTTGCCGATGATTTCGCGGTCGACCTACATCAGCTGGATCCTGATGACGATCTTCTGCGTGAACGACTTCACCACGATCTTCCTGCTGACCGGCGGCGGCCCGGTGAACGCGACGCAGTCGCTGGTCGTGCTGGCCTACAACACGGTGTTCCTGAACTTCGACACCGGCCCGGGGGTGGCGGTCGCCTTCTTGATGACGCTTGTCCTGATCATCATCTCCGTCGTGCTGTTCCGCCAGATCAGGAAGGTGCAGATCCTGTGA